One genomic window of uncultured delta proteobacterium includes the following:
- a CDS encoding conserved hypothetical protein (Evidence 4 : Homologs of previously reported genes of unknown function), whose translation METRTATTIFEALTSEARLSVFRLLVKYAPDGLVAGEISRLSGIPKTNLSFHLKTLVHSGLAGMEREGRNTRYKANIPLMLETVAYLTAECCSGNPDQCRAYRVESGVAPELFPACCDDKNM comes from the coding sequence ATGGAAACAAGAACAGCCACCACCATTTTTGAAGCCCTGACGTCCGAGGCCCGGCTTTCCGTTTTCCGGCTGCTGGTCAAATACGCGCCGGACGGTTTGGTTGCCGGGGAAATTTCCCGGTTGTCGGGCATCCCGAAGACCAATCTTTCCTTTCATCTCAAAACCCTTGTGCACAGCGGGCTTGCTGGTATGGAACGGGAGGGCCGCAATACGCGTTACAAGGCCAACATCCCCCTGATGCTGGAAACCGTCGCGTATCTGACGGCGGAGTGCTGTTCCGGCAATCCCGATCAGTGCCGGGCGTACAGGGTGGAAAGCGGCGTTGCGCCGGAATTGTTTCCCGCTTGTTGCGACGATAAAAACATGTAA
- a CDS encoding conserved hypothetical protein (Evidence 4 : Homologs of previously reported genes of unknown function), whose protein sequence is MSEATSKKLATSVSTEPAARARTRSSRSEAALADIQENSFFKVVFSDSLSLEDKIQHVTKALEFTNNKEEDRARVKEFDSFKEYLQSVSEEMSKQRIQMTDTEVFAELQRVYSDFNNDLTEFIDQVKPLTDITDALYNLRQSGETRNVLAQIKADKEWEFESEEQKKKLMETLASLESRITDLTNANFRLAQDKGLFGFGQIRPDSKAQILTNEALIEKLKEELSRNTAELEKLNQQIQEREVLRSQSFEAQKLRELLDLTSEEHTLRQAGMVESALKFVNQGKERFGAIRTHLDKMVNQIEGLGDNNGNMIQIFAVMNEATKKAENTHRERRKSLEETDLGDNLVEKMKHDEECRNLDEHIDTMATATVDTMQTYGELTTEAIKIRNMQAATKKQVESARAMHSRGIASVASQLSVVVTAVNSAAINEAQSMASNTLSEMAKVTNDIAKKEAIRIATGRDEINYDLEAMLQNLAEFGDTQREATEITRTALETMRSNLEEIEKLAKDVQTDTKDFVGVAGDVLSKKTGSTAKAPVSNSPFKL, encoded by the coding sequence ATGAGCGAAGCTACCAGTAAAAAATTGGCGACCTCCGTTTCGACCGAGCCCGCGGCCAGAGCCAGAACCAGAAGTTCCCGGTCCGAAGCAGCCCTTGCCGATATCCAGGAAAACTCTTTTTTCAAGGTCGTTTTTTCCGACAGTCTGTCCCTTGAGGATAAAATCCAGCACGTGACGAAAGCGCTGGAATTTACCAACAACAAGGAAGAAGACCGGGCCAGGGTCAAGGAATTCGATTCTTTTAAAGAATACTTGCAGTCCGTTTCCGAAGAAATGTCCAAACAGCGCATCCAGATGACGGACACGGAAGTGTTTGCCGAACTGCAGCGCGTGTATTCCGATTTCAATAACGACCTGACCGAGTTCATCGACCAGGTAAAACCCCTCACCGACATCACGGACGCGTTGTACAACCTGCGCCAGAGCGGGGAGACGCGGAACGTCCTGGCCCAGATCAAGGCCGATAAAGAGTGGGAATTCGAATCCGAAGAACAGAAGAAAAAACTGATGGAAACCCTTGCCTCCCTTGAATCCCGGATTACCGACCTGACGAATGCCAACTTCAGGCTGGCTCAGGACAAGGGGCTTTTCGGCTTCGGCCAGATCAGGCCGGATTCCAAAGCCCAGATCCTGACCAACGAAGCCCTGATTGAAAAACTGAAGGAAGAACTCAGCCGCAATACGGCGGAACTGGAAAAGCTCAACCAGCAAATCCAGGAACGTGAAGTCTTGCGCTCGCAGTCTTTTGAAGCGCAGAAGCTGCGGGAGTTGCTGGATTTGACCTCTGAAGAGCACACCCTGCGCCAGGCCGGGATGGTGGAATCCGCCCTCAAGTTTGTGAACCAGGGCAAAGAGCGGTTCGGGGCCATCAGAACGCACCTGGACAAGATGGTCAACCAGATCGAAGGTCTGGGCGACAACAACGGCAACATGATCCAAATCTTCGCGGTCATGAACGAAGCGACCAAGAAAGCGGAAAACACCCACCGGGAACGCAGGAAATCCCTGGAAGAAACGGACCTCGGCGACAACCTGGTCGAAAAGATGAAGCATGATGAAGAGTGCCGGAACCTGGACGAGCATATCGACACGATGGCGACCGCCACGGTCGATACCATGCAGACTTACGGCGAGTTGACCACCGAAGCCATCAAAATCAGAAACATGCAGGCCGCGACCAAGAAGCAGGTCGAGAGCGCCAGAGCCATGCACTCCCGGGGCATCGCCTCGGTGGCTTCCCAGCTCAGCGTGGTGGTTACCGCCGTGAACTCGGCCGCCATCAACGAAGCGCAGTCCATGGCCAGCAACACCTTGTCGGAAATGGCCAAGGTCACCAACGACATCGCCAAAAAAGAAGCCATCCGCATCGCCACGGGCCGGGACGAGATCAACTACGACCTGGAAGCCATGCTGCAGAACCTGGCGGAATTCGGCGACACGCAGCGGGAAGCCACGGAAATCACCCGGACGGCCCTGGAAACCATGCGTTCCAACCTGGAAGAGATAGAAAAGCTGGCCAAGGACGTCCAAACCGATACCAAGGACTTTGTGGGCGTGGCCGGGGATGTGCTTTCCAAAAAGACCGGCTCCACGGCCAAAGCGCCGGTGAGCAACTCTCCGTTCAAGTTGTGA